AACTTGGTGGCCATATACCCCTTAGAAAAAATGGTACATGCCACATGCCAGGATGCCGTTGTAGTCAGGGTAGAGACTGTGGCCTTGAGAGTCAGCCCTGGACCAACTGTTTTACTTCTGTTTCCAGTTCCTCTATAAAAGCTGAGGTTCATATGCAAATGCCAGCCGCCTTATAGGAGAATGGTCAGGACTGTGCCTTATAAGATCAGATCATATTATAAGTCTACACAAGCAGATAGATCATTCACAACACACCCAGGATTAACCATGAAGAAAAAAGATCGGTAAACttaatttaattaaacattttttttatttaattaaacattttaaaacagtttccTGACTATAAGATGCCATTAGCTGTGTGGAAGGAAAGCACGGCCTACTGTTTGTTCAAGCGATGCCTAGGAAACTTCCACTCATGAGCTCATTCAGCGCATTGCCAGTGTTTCTTCCAAAGGTGTAGTTCATGTCCTTCACTGGCAGGACTCACTGGTGACCACTTTGACTAATGTGATAGGACAGATGCAATACTATATGACGTCTGGTGCTAAATGGCCAAAGATTATAGTTTATAGCTCTCTTGGGTCACTTGCCTTGGAACTCAAGGCAATACTTCCGTGTTGTGAAGTATTATAGGTAAGGGCTAAAGAGATAACATATTATGAAAGTGTTTGCCTTGTAAGCACAAAGACCTAAGTTCAATgtccaaaaccccaaacaaaacaaaacaacaataaacctGCATTCTGGTATGTATTTAAAACCCAGTATCAGACATATCCCTGGAATTCACTAACTAGCAAGCAAGCCTAATCTTCTTGGAGAGCTCCAGGCCAAGgaaaggctctgtctcaaagaagCAAGAGGGATAGAAGGTGAATAGATACTGGCTGAGGAGTAAAACCAAatgttgtcctttggcctcccatgtatatgcacacataatcaTGCCATACACCTGCATGAGCAcctttacacagacatacagacacaccatccccccacacacacacaaacaccaccaccaccaaatcaaaaacaagaagaagaagaagaagaagaagaagaagaagaagaagaagaagaagaagaagaagaagaagaagaagaggaggaggaggaggaggaggaggaggaggaggaggaaggaggaggaagaggaggagggaggaagaggaggaggaagaggaggaggaggaggaggaaggaggaggaaaggaaggaaaggaaaggaaggaaggaaaaaaagaaaagaaaagaaaagaaaagaaaagaaggaaaaccacacAAATTCCTGGGAATAGAGGAACTGAGGCTTCTGCTGTTGAACTCAGCTGGCTGCACAACTGGCCAGGTCCCTTGGGAGCTAACTTTCCTGCCCTTGGTTGAGCCTTTCTAGCCAATGATGCCTGTGCAGAACAAGCCTTTCCTACTGAGCCTTCCTCAAAGTATAGGTGCATAAGCAAAATAAAGAGACTGCATTGATGTGAATGACAGCATTGGGGACATTTGTCATACAGCAATAAATAACCAGAAAGTCTGCAATCACAAGTGCCTTGCTGTCAAACCAAACCTAAAAGATATAACAACAGTTTGGGCAGGAGAGTGGGCAGAAATGAAAAACTGTCATGGAGGCCTAAAGGGGCTCTGTAACTATTCTAGCCAGTACAGTatttcatcagaaaaatgcaaattaaaacatacCATAATCAGAATGGCTAGAATTCCATTGGGAATATGAAGTACCAGTGATGTAGGGATCACAGAAATCATCTCAGAACTGCTAGTAAATGATAAACTGGTCAAACCACTTGGGAAAACTTACAAAGGATCTAGTTATGTAtactaaacaaaaacaaccttATTGTCAGTCTCCTCCTAGGTATATAACtaaaaaatgtcaacaaaaaGATACAGAATGATGATCATTGTCTTAGCTAGCTTTGCATTGCTGggatagaacaccatgaccaaaagcaacttgaaaggAAGGGCTTATTTAGCTTACAATGTTCTGATACAGTCCACcaaaaagtcagggcaggaattcaaagcagGAGCTGAAACAGAATCCATGCAGGGATGGTGCTTACTAGCTGGCTTCCCCATAGCTTactcattttgctttcttatagcacccaggaccacgtGCTTAGaagtggcaccgcccacagtgggcaaaCTATGAGCAAAAGTAAATTCTTCATTAAGTagtttttgtcatagcaataagaAAAGCAACTCATACAAACTTTAATGTCCTTAACGTAATGGGTAGCAGCCATATTTGGCTGCAGACCAAATTCTCTGAAGGATAGATGAGATaaatagagatgatagatagatgatagatagatagatagatagatagatagatagatagatagatagatagacagacagactatttttatatgtatgaacattttgcctatgtgcatgtatgtttgccatgtgcatgcctgatgctgatggaggccggaagaggatgTCAACtgctttggaactggagttacagatggttgtaaactgcTATGTAGGTTCTCAAAACTGTGTgtaggtcttttgcaagagcagcaagaagtactcttaatcactaaCCCCCTAACCCATCTCTGGAAGccatagttctctctctctctctctctctctctctctctctctctctctctctctctctctctctctctctctctctcaggcaatAGTGATCTATCAACAACAATTATAATGTCTAAGGGGcctgaaaagaaagtatttatgGAGATACTTTGGATCTTTCCAAGTAGcgtttctctgtttttgtttgagataTTTACCCATGTCTCTTAGTCAAGCCATCACTAGCTACTTGCACTTCCCCCTGATTCACTCCAAGTGCCTGCCCTTACCTGGCCCACACTCTGCTCTGCCGCTTACTAGCACTAGAGGAACTTTGAAAAGCACAAATCTGAGCTGGGAAACTTCTCATTGGGTAATGTGTTTGTTATACAAGAACAAGGATCCCAAAATCCACATAAAATGTGGGCACATGCTAGAAATGAGGTGGATGCTCGCTGGTTAGCCATCGTCATCCAAGGCGAGAACCCCAGGCTCTTGGAGATTTCCTATctaaaaaaaagtcatagaaatCAATAGAGGAAGATGACCAGTTTCTACTTTTGGTTCCCACATGCTGCATGCAGAGGTGAGTCCATGTaaacatgcgcgcgcgcacacacacacacacacacacacacacacacacacacacacacacacacacacacatgcatatatacacacacatacacatacataaacacacataaactagcacatacatatacacatacacacatgcacacacatacatgcacatacacatacatgcatttatacacacatgcatgctcatacaaacacatacatacattccacatacacatgtatacaagcacatacacatgtacatacacatatgcacacataatcacacacagagacacacacatatacagtcatGAAACCACAAATCTGATCATTTTCCAACCCTCCTTCTTCACTAATACATTCCAGAAGTTCTCTGTCATTTCGTAGACAAACACCCAGTCCTTTGCTTTGGCCCTGCCTGATTTCATTCCTGTCTACCTTTCCAACCTCAGTGAAGGCCACATTCTACTACACTGGGGCCATACCGCACCTTCTCTTCCCACAAAGCCTTTGAACACCAAGATTGCAGCTGTTAGTATGATTTCATCTTTCCCTTCACCTAGTTAAAGCCCACCTGAGTTCCATCTTTCTTTAGACTTCAGCTCAATCACTGTTTACCTGGGAAGCTCCTACAAGCCCTTAGCACTCACTAgttatgcattttcctcttactTGTATGACAGTTCAGCTCAATAGAACTGAGTGAGGGCACTTCATCCCTCTCCAGCTCACCATACTTAGCTGGGTCCCCAATGTAGTTGGGTGCTCAATgatagggtttctttttttctacctaaGATGATACATACATGGTTTAGGACTCAATATCCCCAGATCGTGAACCCTACGCATAGTCTAGAAAACCCTAACTGAAACTCCAGACTAGGAGTACTGTGACGAGGTAGATTGCAATAGGTGGCAGCTACTGCCCTACTGTTGCAAAATCACCCGGTATCACCTAACAATGCTCTGCATCCTGGTGAGAGCTGTCTTTGGCTACCTTCTTTATATGCTGGCTTCTGCCTAATTTTATATAATGGTAACAGGGTCAGCGTACCCAAAATACCATGCTATGGCACAGCATTTAGACTTTAAAGTCTAAAACAGGAGAGGAAACAAAAGGATTTGAATGAAGCCATGAACCCATTTCGGAGATGACAACATCTGAGAAGAGAGTAGAGATAGAAAGTTGAACAATAAGCTAATTGATAATGGGAGAGCATTTTCAACAGTGCTAGCATACAATAGACAGAGAAGGGTTGTCTATAACTTCTATTAGTTGGTATCACTAAGATGAGTGAATAACCTTAAAAAGACATGTTCTTGTGATCTCAGTGTTCAAAAAGTTAAGGAAGGGGCATTGGGCACTTCAGGCCCACCTGTCAACATCAAGACcctcactaaaagaaaaaaagaaagaattgggaCACATTGAATACTCTGCCTTTACCCTTGACTGCAAGTTTCCATTGAGTTCTGGGATGGGAAGTAACTTGTGTTTGATCTGTCTAAAACCAAAGTGAAGTTCTGGCAATGGTTGCTTCAGCGAGTGATGGTGATGGTCTATTTCCAAGATAAATGGTTCTTGCCATTTCTCCCTATCAACACCAAAATGTTGGATGACATTTTACTTTCTGAGCATAATGAAGTAAGTCTCATATTCATGGCTCTAATCCCCAGCTTGATAGACTTAAACTTGCTACATCCTAATTTGAGACCCCGAGTCACCACCTTGTAGTTAGAACCTCAGAAACCACGTTCATATGCCCATCTCAGTGTGTGGACTGTGAACTTGGGAAGAGGATGTTTTTAATATGCTGCAGAATGTGTTCCAGCACCCATGCAGTCCCAAACATGACTTGCATTGAAGGGGAAGACCCTAGGTCTACCTCACCTTCACACAAGCACAGCCAGTGTCACTCGTCAGCCTGGGAGGAGTGTATCATGATTTGGGAAAGGTACTACAGTGTGTCTCAATGTCTTCCAGGTGCCAAggacctttttttcctttaaacgcCCATTCTAAAGTTATACactccttaaaaaaataatattcaaacaGTACCTCTGATGATATAAGAGTTTCTGGTTCTGATATTCATAGCTATATTGTAAATTGGTTGATAAGATTATTCCCATAGTCTAAGGCAGCCCATCCCTTCCCATCATCAATTATTGGTGAGAGACCCTTGGGAGCACTAATAGAGTATAATCAATAACGGGGAAAGTGCTGAGCTACTGGCTGTTCTCTGCTCAAAATATACGACTCACTGAGCCACAGCTGCCCTTGGCAGTTTCCTACCATTTAGTGCCTGGTTCAGGCTCCTCCACgttacttataaaaataaacttgtgtGCTCAGAGAAGTATGTGCGTTATTTGAGGCTAAGCACAAAACTAAGTCCTGTCAAAATCTGTGTATACCGCAGTCTCCATTGTCCAGAAAGGCAATGGATTccttctagattaaaaaaaaaacaaaaacaaaaacaaaaacgtaaTAATAGCTTTAACTCAGTTATTCTCTACTAGAAGCCTGTTCAGAAGCAGATGGGTCTAGGTTTGGTTGTACCTTCTCACATAGTAAGTCAAAACAAGCATTACTCATTTATATGCTCACTTCATTCGGAGTAAACAAGGCGtcccagagacttgggaagtAGCAAGTACTGTAATTGCCATAAAACCAAAAGTATTATGGTTGAGGAGTTAGATGAATAACTATCGGTTTTCTTGTTACAACAGAAATGGAAACGAAGTTCATATCTGTTTTTTGAAATGCTAAAATCTTAGGAAAACTTCTCCAAGTATGACACATCTCTGCTGCGAGTACagatttattaatatatttcaatCTAGATACAATAGGGAACTTCGATTGTACTGTGTCAATCACAATTAAACTGAAACCTTCCCAACAGATAAGCATATACTGGATCCCAGGAAAACATGTTTAATAAATGACTCTTTGcctttgtgttttaataatttcCCTGCAATAGGTCACACACTGCATATTGAATGCAATGGCAGCTGTGGATTGGCTAATTCTGAATACTCATTTTCCACTGGGGTGCGCATTCTGTGCCATGCCTAGACATCTGCTTATTCAACTAGAAATCCGGTCTTCTTGGGACTCATCTCAGATGTTGGCCTTTCTGCTTGCTCCTGGACGAAACACTGCCAACCTCCAGAGGCACTTTTCAGTTTCTCTGACAGGATGACAGTCTGCCAGCTTGTCCATTGTCTGCTCTCCACAGCTCCCGGTGGAAGACAAGACTTTCCCCAAGGATTCTAATGAGGTATAAACAGATGATGTCCCAGATCTCACAGAAGTGCTTCGTCATTGATATGTATTATGATGTAACTAGAGATTCTTATTAAAAGGCTACAAAGAGGCAAGATGTGTAAATGCTTGAGTATAGGTCAGTGTTCAGCataatcatgattttttttgtgaCAGTAAAAGTAGTACATTCTTGGTTTAGAAAATATAAAGCTATTAAAATGAATATGAGATAGTTAAAACTCATGCTAGAACATCttcatcaaaacaacaacaacccatcCAGAACACATCTCAGATTGATTGCTTATCTGCTTTCCTTCAGTAAAATACCATTGAGCCTGGCAGtgctggtgcacgcctttaatcccagaacttgggagtttaaggccagcctggtttacagagtaagttcccagacagccagagctacatagagaaaccctgtctcagaaacttcCCCCACCCCAAAGGGAATACTTACAATTATCCATTCATTGTCTAACATTACGATCATTTAGTTAAATGGattaacagaaatattcatagtgGATTTTATTATCTTTGAGAAATGTATCAAAGTCCCCATGAGAAAATTCTATTAGTGTTTTTCTACAGTGTTTCACACCGATGGGAATACACATAAGTTTGATTCctaatcattatttattttcttctttatcccCTAATCAAGCTGAACacacatatgtgcgtgtgtgtgtgtgtgtgtgtgtgtgtgtgtgtgtgtgtgtgtgtgatgtagctCATtgatagaatgcttgtctagcactCATGATTCccaagctgataaaaaaaaatgcatgtgtgacattgtcttagtcagggttcgctagagtcacagaacttatgggtagtctcttacagtctgcagtccaacttcCCAACAACGATCAGCAGCAGCTATGactggaagtccaaggatctagcagtggctcctagaggcaggcagtcaggcaggcacaaaagagagactcttccttcttccaatgtcctcacataggtctccagcagaaggcaagtcccggattaaaggtgtgtactaccatatgggacttgttttgtcgcaggtgaccttgaactcagagatctccttgccttagtctcctgggattcatagccactttgcctcaagaactccataccaagatccaggtcagaaacttgtatctcccagcctcaagatcaggatcaaaagtgagccctccaattctggattgtagttcattccagatatagtcaagtggacaaccaggaatagccactacaaacatacatacatcacacacatatgtaaagaaCTTCTATACCTGACTCACGAACATGCTGAGGAAAGGCTGTCCATCCTGTTTCTAATAATGACAATGGAGTCATTTGAGACAAGAACCTCCCAAAGACACTTGTCCTCTTCTGTGTGACACCTATTCTCAGAGAATAGCTGAGGGCAAGGATTTAAAGTCACCTCTagaccatgtttcaaaaccaaccaacaaaccaaacaaaataaaatactaccccccacccccatgccagTTCTGTTCATCTTGTATCTTTGAGCAAGCTGCTACACTTCTATAACTCACTGCTCCATCCTTAAATTGCTAGTCAAAATGACTTCTACCTTGCAAAGTTATGGTGAATTATTTAAGGAATGGAAAGGGACTAGAACAAACACTAAATACTACTTAACAACTAATAATATTAACTACTTAATAACACTGcctctcttgtgtgtgtgcatgtgtgtatttgtatgttgcCTGTTGCTGGGAGTCAAACTAAGAGCAAACTAAGCAagtctctaccactgaaccacacctcCAGACCtttaatagtaaatatttttgagCATTTACTATATTTGTATTCTAAAGGTTTTAAAAAGGTGCTGGAATTATTCTGACTTAAAGACAAGGAATCTGACAAGGATGAAAGGGGTTGACATTACCTCCTGCAAATGAGGGGACAAcaggaaataaaaccacacacatatgctctcTGAGTCATTAAGAAGGGTCCCCCTCCTGGTGGAGGGTCTGTCTAACTGGTAGGAGTAAGAGCCTTACCTCTTACCCTAAGGACATGGTCAGTCAATGAGGGAATGGACAAAGTACTCATGATCAGGTTTTGTGCTGACTTTTGTGGAACTCAGGCGATGATTCACAAGGACCAGAAACTGCAGTTTAGTAAGAAAGGACCCTGTAAACAGGGCCTCATCCTTGGGTCCCTACCCATCAACAAATAGGAAACACTAAAGAGAGTCTCTAGCTCCTGGAAATGGACTGCCATCCTAATGTTACCAGTTTCTTTTGTGTGCTGAAACCCCAGCTTCTCTCTCAGCCAGAGTGGCAAACTGGACCCAGAGGGTCCAGAGGCTGGGGTGGGTATGGGaattttcagagaaagaacaggaaaaccaTTCTATCTCATGGTCATCTGTTGACTCCTAGCAAAGGTCCTTGTTATCCCAGAAGTAGActaggtttgtttcttttcttccacttcaTTCATGGTCCTTCAGGCAACACTTGAAAGAGAGCACAGAGGACAGATCTGTAAGTAGCTCTGAGGCTGAGATCTCAGTCAAGTACATGTTGGCACTGGGCTGGAGTCTGGAGCCCACTGGAAAGCGCCAAGTATTCTGGCTTGACTTCGGGgataaggagaggggagagaagaaaatctGATGGGAGCTCAAGCAACATTTGAGGTCAAGGGTGTTCCTAGGAAGAGAGACCTCACCATGGCAAACATTTAGGTCAAAGACCACTATGAATGTATATTCACTTATAGGTATTGCAACGGATGTTCCTGGTAGTCAACCTGACTATATCTGACACAAACTACAATCTAGAATTGGAGAGCTCACCTGTGATCCACCTTGAGGCTAGAAGACATAAGTTTCTGATCTGggtcttggcatggagatcttgaggcatagtggctatgaaaagcttaggcctaggcaaggtagtgcacccctttaatcccaggagactgaggcaaggagatcggagttcaaggtcagcctgagacaaaacaagtcccagatctagGCCTGGGCGGgtggacacctttaatctgggccacaccttctgctggagactacAAAAGGACATTGGAAGAGGGGAGGTTTGCAATTATTTGAtacttgcacttacttgccagtacatctgttggaatctattcctatagaagaccagctgaaaccaGTCCttatgggactgagcaactactagattcttggacttccaatTCACAGCTGATCATTGTTGGAAAATTGGACTACGGACTGTAAATCATCTTAATAAATTTCCTCAATATAGAAAGACATTCTAGGAGACAGCCGCAGCATGGCTGCCAGCAGCGCACTGCCCTGCCCTCTGGTTCGCCTAGAGTGCTTGCTGTGAGCCCAAGATGTGCGCCAGCCTCCATCTGCTGTCCTCCTTCCCTTGTCGCCTCTGCCAGCCTCGGGGATGGCTGGGGCACACTGCAGCCACCCGCCGGAGCCCTGGGACCATGGAGGACATGAAACTAGAGTTTCCCTCACTCCCGCAGTGCAAAGATGATGCTGAGGAGTGGACTTACCCTATGAGACGAGAGATGCAGGAAGTTTTGCCTGGATTGTTCTTAGGCACCTACTCTTCTGCTATGCAAAGCAAGCTACCCATATTGCAGAAACATGGCATAACTCATATAATTTGCATATGGCAAAATATTGAAGCAAACGTTACTAAACCAAACTTTCAACAATTATTTAGATATTTAGTCTTGGATATTGCTGATAACCCAGTTGAAAACGTAATATGCTTTTTTCCTATGGCTAAAGAGTTTATTGACAGAAGCTTACAAAATGGAgggaaagttcttttttttttttttttcttccggggctggggaccgaacccaggaccttgcgcttcctaggcaagcgctctaccactgagccaaatccccaacccccggaggGAAAGTTCTTGTCCATGGGAATGCAGGTATCTCTAGAAGTGCCGCCTTTGTCATTGCGTACATCATGGAGG
The sequence above is a segment of the Rattus rattus isolate New Zealand chromosome 11, Rrattus_CSIRO_v1, whole genome shotgun sequence genome. Coding sequences within it:
- the LOC116912709 gene encoding serine/threonine/tyrosine-interacting protein-like; translation: MEDMKLEFPSLPQCKDDAEEWTYPMRREMQEVLPGLFLGTYSSAMQSKLPILQKHGITHIICIWQNIEANVTKPNFQQLFRYLVLDIADNPVENVICFFPMAKEFIDRSLQNGGKVLVHGNAGISRSAAFVIAYIMEAFGMKYRDAFAYVQERKFCINPDAGFVHQLQEYEAIYLAKLTIQMMSPLQVERSLSVRSGTTISVKRTCEEDDDFGNRQVATAQND